The genome window ATGAAAGTTACCATTACGGATCAGGAAGAAATTACGGTGGTTGCGGTCTCCGGCGATATAGACAGCAAAACGGCGCCCGAATTTGAAAGAAATGCAAAGGTGGCCATGGACAAAAGCAAGAACATCGCGATTGACCTCACCGAAGTGGGCTTCATGTCCAGCGCCGGGCTGCGCGTATTGCTGATGGTTTACAGGAATATCAGGTCGCAGGAAGGGAAAGTGGTGCTGGTGGGGGTTTCCGAAGAAATCCAGGACGTCATGTCAACCACGGGTTTTATCAACTTTTTTACGATCGTGGAAAAGCCGGAAGACGGAGTTGCATTCCTAAAACAAGACTAATCCATGGCAACAGATATCAGGATTGATTACTACCCGACGCACGAGCAGCAGGGGATCAAATTCAGAAGGGGACATGCATTGCCATTTGGTGCGACTATGGTCCCTAACGGAATCAATTTCAGCATTTATTCCAGCGAAGCTATCGACTGTACACTCGTATTGTTCGAAAGGGGCGAGGCCGAACCATTTGCAGAAATCCGTTTCCCTGAGGAATTCCGCACGGGCAATGTGTATTCCATGATCGTGTTTGATCTGGATTACGAGCGCCTGGAATATGGTTACCGCATGGACGGCCCGTTCAAGCCCGAAGAAGGTCATCGTTTCGACAAAAGCATTATACTCAGCGATCCCTACGCCAAAGCCATTGGCGGACGGGATTCCTGGTTGGCCAAGCCGAATTGGGATAACATTTACCCGTATCGCTCGCGCCTCGTTTTCGAGGATTTTGACTGGGAAAATGACCACCCGCTCGAAACGCCTATTGAGGATCTGGTCATTTATGAAATGCACGTGCGCGGCTTTACGCAGCATCCGTCATCGAATGTTAAAAATCCAGGCACATTTGCGGCCATCCGTAGCAAAGTGGCTTACCTGAAAGATCTGGGCATCAATTGCGTGGAGCTGATGCCGATTTATGAGTTTGATGAATGGGAAAACAGCAAGGAAAACCCGGTTACAGGCGGTCTGATCGTCAATTTCTGGGGTTATAGCACGGTTAATTTCTTCTCTCCAAAGGCAGGTTATGCGGCAACAGGGAAGTTTGGCATGCAAGTGGACGAGCTGAAAACGCTTGTGAAAGAACTCCATAAAAACGGCATTGAAGTAATGCTGGACGTGGTTTTCAATCACACAGCCGAAGGCGATCACCGCGGTCATACGATCTCTTTCAGGGGAATAGATAACAAAACTTATTACATGCTGACGCCTGAGGGTTATTATTTCAATTTCTCAGGAACTGGCAACACATTGAACTGCAACAATCCGGTGGTGCGGAACATGGTTTTGGACTGTCTGCGTTACTGGGCAGCCGATTACCATATTGATGGCTTCCGCTTCGACCTCGCCGCCATTCTCGGCCGCGACCAGAACGGCGCGCCATTAAGCAATCCGCCGCTTTTGGAATCGCTCGCTTACGACCCGATCCTTGCCAAATGCAAGCTCGTAGCAGAAGCATGGGACGCGGGCGGATTGTATCAGGTCGGCTCATTTCCGGCTTACGGACGCTGGGCCGAATGGAACGGAAAATATCGCGACTCGATCCGGAAATTCTTGAAAGGCGACGAAGGCCTGGTTGGAGAAATGGCACAATGCATCCAGGGATGGCCAGATTTGTATTACTATCGCGGCCCGACGGCGAGCATCAATTTCATCGCCTGCCACGACGGTTTCACGCTTTATGACCTCTTCGCTTACAATGAAAAACACAACGAAGCGAATGGAGAGAATAACAATGATGGTGGTAATGATAATCATTCATGGAATTGCGGCGTCGAAGGTGAAACAGATGATGCGTACATTAATCAGCTCCGTCACAAGCAGATAAAGAATGCGTTGTCGATCCTGATGGTGAGTCAGGGTGTGCCAATGATCCTTTCGGGCGATGAAGTTGGGGTTACCAAAAATGGGAACAACAACACCTATTGCCATGATAACGAGCTCAACTGGCTCGACTGGAGCCTGATGGAAAAAAACGCGGATATTTATCACTTTGCGCAACGCATCATGCGCTTCCGCCGTGCCCACCCGGTACTGAGGAGCAGGACGCATTTCCAGCACAGGGATTACGTAGGAAGCGGTTTTGCGGACATCACATTCCACGGAACCCAAGCCTGGCAACCCGATTTTTCACCCAGCAGCCGCTGCCTGGCATTCATGCTGGACGGCGCCCACGCCAAAAGCGGAACCATTGTCGACGACTCCATCTACGTAGCGATGAACTCCCACTGGGATGGCCTGTACTACGAACTCCCACCACTCCCGAATGGACAAAGCTGGCACCTGGCCGTGAATACGGACATGCCGTCAGGTGAAGACATTTACGAGATCGGCAAGGAGCCGAAATTGGAGGATCAGGGGAGGTTTTTGGTTGGCGGGAGAGCTACGGTGGTGTTGGTTGGGAAGTAGCGCCCCTTCGGCGGTGGGGCTAGCAGTAGCGCCCCTTCGGCTCCGCTCAGGGTGACAGTGCTGGTTGTACGACGGTACTGGTTAGCAAAAGCGGAACGCCCTGTCAGCCTGAGCGGAGACGAAGGCACGTCCCCGACGCGGCTCACAAGCACGATGAGTGCGATACGACAGCAACACAAAAAGTAAGATTTAAACCTAAAATAATTGTTTCAAAACTTATAAAACAACATCATGGCATTTCAAATAGAATCCTTAATAGAGAATCAGGAGGCGCGGTTTACATTGCATGGTGAGCTGGATTCGCTTTCGGCGCGGGTGTTTCAGACCGAGATTGAGAAAATTGCAAATCAGCCGATCGATTCGTTGGTGCTTGATATGGAGGACCTTAAGTTTATGTCCTCTGCCGGGCTCCGCGTTTTGATTTACTCAAAACAAAAAATCGGGCCGAAATTATCCATTTACATTGTGAAACCCCAGGAACTGATCGTGGACACGCTTACCAAAACGGGTCTGCAGCACAGCGTTACCATCGTTGATCAATATCCAGTTTAACATCTCCTGATAATGGAATCGAAAAGTTTTCCCGGCACTGTTGATTCTCTCGATTCGCTGCGGGAATACATTGGTGAGCTCTCGGAAAAGGCTGGTTTGGCCAAAAAACCAACTTACAGTCTCAAACTGGCGGTTGATGAGATTGCTACGAACATCATTTTGTATGGTTACCAGGAACCAGGGATCGAAGCGGATTTTCAGGTGGTGAGTGAAATCATGCCTGATAAGCTCGTGGTGATCCTGGAAGACATTGCCGCGCCGTTTGACCCGCTCGCGAAAGACCTGCCCAATGCGCAGGACCTGACGCTTTCGCTGGAAGAACGCGGCATTGGAGGTCTTGGTATTTTCCTGACAATCAATGGTGTAGATGAGTTTTCCTATGAATATGCCGATGGAAAGAACCGTAACAAATTTGTAATGAAAATTGCCGCAACCTGAGTCCTATGGTTGAGAATTCTACTGTTACCAATCCATTTCCCGGCCTTAGAAGTTATGATTATGACGATCATGCTCTATTCTTCGGCAGGGACGCGCACATCCGGGAGTTGAAAAACAAACTCCTGGACGGGCGTTTTCTTGCGTTGATCGGATCCTCGGGAAGTGGTAAATCTTCTTTAATCAAAGCGGGCCTCATTCCATCGCTGGAACAAGGCGAGGCGGCAGACCGCTGGGCGGCAGACCGCTGGGCGGCAGACCGCTGGGCGGCAGGCCGCTGGAAAGTGATCATTTTCCGGCCGGGGGGAAATCCCGTGCGAAATTTCGTAGAGGCCCTGAAAGTGGCCCTGCGGGACATCGATCCGCTTTGGGACAGCCGCGATCCATTGGCTGTGGAAAAAGAACTTAGCAGAGATCCCAAAGTTGCCTTAACATTGCTTTCGGCGATCCGTGACCAGAAAATTCTGCTGGTGATCGATCAGTTTGAGGAGCTGTTCCGCTATGAGCTTTCGGAAGATTTTTCGGGTAAAAACAGAACCAATGCATTTGTAAAACTGCTGTTGACCCTCATTAACCAGCGTGAGCTTCCGGTGCACGCGGTGATCACGATGCGGTCGGACTACTTGGACCATTGCACGGAATTCGACGGCCTGACCGAGATCATTAACAAGGGCTATTATCTGCTTCCGAAAATGAACCCGGAGGAAGTAAAGCAAGTCATTGTGGGGCCTGTTGAGTCGGTGGGCGCCAGCATTGAGCCTGAACTTGTTGCAGGTTTGCTTAAAGAATTGGCGGATAACCCGGATTTTCTGCCCATTCTGCAACATGCATTGATGCGCACCTGGGATCGCTGGAAATCGACCAAACCATTCTCGTCTCCCGTTTCGGGTGTTGATTATGAAGCCATTGGCGGCATGCAGGAGTCGATCACCATGCATGCGGAGGAAATTTACACGCAGCGGCTGGATGAAAAAAGGCGGAATGCAGCAGCCAAACTTTTCAAATCCCTCATTGTCCTGGGCCCCAGCGACACCTCCTCGCTGCACCCGACCGTCTTGCGCGAGATCATCCAGATCACCGGCATTCCCGATTATCTGCTGATCGACGTCATCATGGTTTTCCGCGAAAATGGTGTCTCTATCCTGACGCCAAAACCAGGCGTAAAGATCGATCACGACTCGATCATTGATGTTTCGGTTGAAAAAGTACTCACATTCTGGGAGCGGTGCAGAAAGTGGATAGAAGAGGAGCTGGAATCTGCAAAGCTTTACAAGCAGCTCAGTTACTCGGCTTCACTTTACCAGGAAGGCCGTACAGGACTTTGGGTTAATCCCGAGCTGCAACTGGGACTTAAATGGCTGAAAGAAAGCGAGCCGACTTTGGAATGGGCGCAGCGCTATGATCCGTTTTTCGAACGTGCGACCAATTTTTTAGATTACAGTAAAAAACAATACGAACTGGAAGTTCGTCAGAAAGAAGACCGCCAGAAACGCGAGCTGCGCAAAGCCAGAATATTCGCTTCGGTGCTCGGGATCAGCTCATTAGTATCATTACTATTTTTGATTGTTGCACTTGTGTTGCGCACGCAGGCACAGCAGAGTGAGAAAACGGCCCTGGAAAAGGAAAGCCTGGCATTGGAGGAACGGAAACGGGCTGAGGATCAGACACGTGAAGCCATTGCGCAAAAGAAAATCGCAGAGCAGCAAGGCACATTTGCCGAGCTGCAGAAGACATTAACCGAAGAACAAAAAGGCATTGCGGTAAGGGAACAGGAGAAAGCCGTGAAAGAGAGCATTGCCGCAAAAATCGCCAAGCAAATCGCTGAGGAACAAAAGATCCAGGCCGATAATGCCAGAAAAGCAGCGGTCGAATCTCAGAAACAAACAGAAATTCAAAAAGAATACGCGGTAAGCGCACAGAAAGAGTCGGACAGGCAAAAAGTGTATGCGCAATCGGCCCAGAAAGAAGCAGAAAGCTCCCGGAATGATGCATTGAAACAGCGCTCCAAAGCAGTGGCCCGCTTCATTGCGATCCAGTCCTTTCAAATGCCGGCCGGGGATGAACTGACTGCATTACTGGCTTTGAAAGCATATGATTTTAATATAAAAAATGGCGGGGAACGCGAGAATCCGGATATTTTTAATGCACTATCCAAAGCGGCGGGCGCGAAGGCAACATTAATTGCACATAATGACATTGTGCGCGTCGTCGCCGAGCCGCAAGCCGGCAATTCGGTTTTCGCAACGGCAGGGGACGATGGTGTGGTCAGCCTCTGGAATTATCTCACGCCTGCGGCCAAGCCGCTTTTGCTGCGCAATCCGAAGCAAACCTTCAAAAGCATTCGTTCCGTCGCGTTTACGCCTGACGGAAAAACGTTTTTTACGGGCTCGTCCAATGGTCAGATCGTCCGCTGGGACAATTTTATGCCGGGCGTGCCGCCTGCTAAAACCATCGTAGGGCATGACGGCATCGTGTTTTCGCTGACGGTGAAGAACATTAATAACAGGCCGCATCTGCTCTCTGTAAGTTCTTCCGGGCAGGTGAGGCTTTGGGATGTGAGCGACAAAAAGCTGGATGTCGTGAGAAATATCAATGTCGGCACCGAGATCGCCTCAGTTGAAATACTGGCTGACGGCCAGTATATGTTCCTGGCAACCGGAACGGGCAAGCTCATCCGTGTGGACCTGACCAAACCGGATGCAAAACCGGCAGAATACAATCTCCCCGGCATCCGCGGCAGGCTGCTATCAATGGCATTCACGCCTGATCAGAAGCATTTATACTTCGGCACCAGCTCGGGAATGCTTTACAATGTGCGCATGAACAATAACGAGCCCGTTCCAAACTCAATGAACGGAACACAGGGAACGCACACTTCGGGCATAACCAGCATTGCTTTCGCGCCGGACGGAAGCCGCATTGCCACTGCTTGCTATGACTGGAAAATACGCATCTGGAATGCAAAAGAAGATATTTCCAAACAACAGCCTGTATTATTGAGCGATTTCGATTACTGGGTGATGGATATTCAATTTACCCGGGATGGTAACAAATTGCTGGCTGCCGGTGCGGATAAAACGGTCCGGATATGGGACATTAATTCGGCTGCATTGTTTGCCGAAGTTTCTAAAAAGGTAAAACGCGAACTGACCGAGGAAGAGTGGGACCAATACATTGGAAAGGATATTCCTTACGAAAAACTGTCCCGGAACATCAGATAATATGAAAAGAATTTTACCCATTTTGATCCTCCTAACTGTTGCTTTTGCAGGCACAGCAGCCTATGCACAAGAGGATTGCGATGCAACGGTGATCATTCCCGAGGCTGACAGAAAATACAGGACCGGGAATTTCGATGAGGTTTTTCAAATCCTGAACCCTTGCCTTAAAACCAGATTTTCGCCGAATGCGCAAGTGCAGGCATATAAGATCATTGCATTAACATATCTCGCGCTGGATTCTTTGCCACAGGCGGCCACGGCTGTCCGTAATCTTTTGATAGCCAACCAAAATTACGAGCCGGAATTCTCTGCATTGCCGCAATTCAAAGACCTCGTTGCCCAGCAGCGCGATCTCATGGACCGCATCATTCAGATCACTTCCGTTTCCAAAAAAGCGGAAAACCTTCTGCAAGTGCCCGCCACCGTAACCGTTTTGACCCAAACTGACATTGTAAAACGAGGTTATAAAGACCTGACCCAAATGCTGAATGACATTCCGGGCTTCGACGTCATCAGAGGGAACGGGCCCTCTTATGTCACATTCTACCAGCGCGGTTACCGCTCCACTTCCAACGACCGCACCATTCTCCTTGTGGACGGCGTCGAGGAAAACGACCTGAATTCAGACAACATCCCCATTTCCCGGCAATATGCCTTGTCCGACATTGAGCGCGTGGAAGTAATCTATGGCCCGGCTTCGACTATGTATGGCGCAAATGCATTTGTAGGCGTTATTAACCTCATTACCAAGCGTTTCCTGGATCGCGAAATGCCGGAAGGTAAGAAAATGGTCGTTTCTACGAACGGTCAGGTGCGCTATGGATCTTTAAATACAAAACTCATTGATGGTGTGGTGACCATGCGGACAAAGGACGTTGCGGTTTCGTTAACGTCGCGCTATTTCGCTTCTAACGAGCTGGATTACAGCCGGTATCCCGAATGGAATTACGATCCGAGAACCGCTGATAACTATCCTGCACAGCAGAATATCAACGGCGCCGCCGCGCAGACTTACATTACTACCAACAAGCTCAACACGCTTTTCCCTAACAACGATCTTTATCAGGTTGGCTATGATGCGAACGGCAATGCCAATGCATTGAGCCTGACTAATGCCGGAAAGGCAAAGGCGGCCGAACTGGATAATGCTAATTTATTCCAGGCGAATGTGAACGGAAGTCCGGTGGGTTTTAATGATGATTCAAAAAACTTTTTTATCCGGGCAAAAATCGAATTTAAAGATTTCATGATCTCGCTCATGAGCTGGAAAACGGACGAAGGCGCAACACCTTGGTATACCAATCGCTCCCGCATCGTAACACCCGAAGTTTCGCGCTGGGTCGCCAACAACAAGGCGTTTTCTTTGACCTACAATAAATTCATTTCTGAAAAAGTCCAGATCCTGAACCTGACTTCCTACCGGCTCCATGAGCTGAATGGTGCAACCAATTTGCCCACTTACAGAGGTTATTTCAATGGCAGTTACGGCATTATCGATCTGCTTAACCAGCGCAAGCCAACCTATTCGATCCCTTACTGGTATCGTGTTTCCAACCAGCTGCGTAACGAATTCCGCGTGTTGCTCACGCCGTTGCCGAAGCTGGACATTAACAGCGGCATTGAGATCAGGAACAGTATTATCCAGGCCAACTACATTACTTCGCAAACCGAAAACGCAGACGAAACCGGACGCCCGGATTCCACATTGGCAGGCGGCGATAACTTCCGTGTTTTTGACATTGGTATATTCACACAAGCCACTTACAACTGGACCGAAAGCCTGAAAATGGTGCTCGGTTCCCGGCTCGATCACAATCAGATCCGTTCAAAGGGCGGTTATGGCTTCGTGTTCAATCCGCGGGTCAGTTTGATTTATTCCAAAGGTAAATTTGTATTCAAAGGCATTTACACGGAGGCATTTAAGGATGCTTCCTATCTTCAAAAATACGCCACGAACCGCGAGCGCGCGCTGAATAATCCCACTTTGCAGCCCGAGCGCGTGAAGAATGTGGAAGGGAGCGTTTCAGTCCGGTTCAATAAAGCAATGTCCTTTAATGTAGCAGGTTATGTAGCCAATTACAGCAATGCCGTAGGGCTTGCGGCTGCCACGACGCCGGCGGGCTTGCCTACGCAGCAGTTTCAGGCACTGGGCAAGCAGCGCATTATGGGCATTCAGTCGGAAGCGCGTTATGATGTGAAAAGACTGAATGTCTGGGGCAATTTCACTTACAGTAAGCCGCGCGATCTTAGTAAAGTCGAGGGGCAGAAGATTCCTATCAGCGACATTGCGCCCTGGTCGGCTAATTTGGGAGCTGTATATGAGCCGGTTAAGAACCTGAGCATCAGTGTCACCAACAATTATGTGAGCGCAAGAAAATCTGGCGTAGGAACTTCGGGAAGCAGCAATCCGATCACGCGTTTTGAGCCGATTTACTTGCTGAACTCGACATTGACCTATCATAACATTCTGAATGTGTTCAGCTTACAGGTTCAGGTTTCCAATATGTTTAATCACGAATATTTTGTACCGGGCATTCGGGCGGCCGAGGGCGTTACGTCCGCGTCGCGTTACCCGCAGGAAGGTCGCGTGTTCTCGGTCGGGCTGCTTTTTGACACAAACCGCAAATAAAAACCGGCTTCTCGAAATGGAATTAATGCATATAAATCCTCCTCGCTTAATGGAAACAAGGTTTGAAATCAGAAATTCGGAGTTCCTGCTCATCAAGCTGGACCATCCCGAACGCCTGGACGAAATGGGGGCGCTCCGGGTGCTGGCCTGGAAGGACGAGCAGGGCATAAGCCAGGATTTTTTCTCACATAAAGCCTGGCTGGATGATGAGGATCTGCTAGCGCACCATTGGGTTATCTTGCATAATAAGACAATCGTGGCCGCTGCGCGCATGACTTTCCATACGGATTACAAATCGGTCCCGCACGCAGATTTGTTCGACGGGTCCATCCTGGAAGGTTTTGGAAATGGCCCTTATGCATCTCTGAACAGGCTGGTGGTTGCGCCGGAATATCGCGGCAATGGCTTTTCAACATTGCTCGACGAAGCCCGCATTCAGTATGCAGCCATCCTTGGCGCCAGGCTGATCATTGCCCAGCCCGTTGCGTCACGCATTAAGCCGCTGGAAGATCTTGGATTTTTCTATCTGGGGAAAATCAGGCCATTATATCAAATGCCTGAACGTCAGATCTATTTTATGATTAAAGAATTAGGAGTTTAACTGGTGAAAAAAATCAAGGACATATCGCGGATGCTCAACATCAGAAAGGACGAGGAAAGCCTCGTGAGCCTGCTGATGGCCTATTCTTTTTTTATGGGCGGAGCAACGGCATTGTTCTACACTGTGGTGGCTTCGTCGTTTCTGATGAGTTTCGATCGCTTAATGTTGCCACAGGTTTACGTGGTCGGCGGCGTTTTCGTTTACCTGCTAGGGTTGGGCTTAACCCGCATTCAAAAACGCATTCCTTTTAATCGGTTAGGCGAAAATGCATTGCTTTTCCTGATCGTCTCCATCGCCGTTTTCCTGGTCATTTATCATCTTACAGGCAGTAAGTGGGTTTTCTTTTTTCTCTTTATCTGGAACCGGATTTTTGTTCTGGTCAATGGTGTCACGTTCTGGGCAGTGGTTGTGAAGCTGTTTAATTTTCAGCAATCCAAAAGGTTATCCTCGCTCATCAACAGCGGAGAAGTTTTTTCCTCTGTCATTATGTATCTGGCAGTTCCGGCCCTGGTCAAGATTTTGCCGATCGACTCGCTACTGATCCTGGCTGTTGGTTTCCTGATCGTCTGCGCCGTTTTATTGAGAAAAATTCACAAACGTCACGTAACAACGGACCACACACGCATTGAAATAAAACCGAAACCAGCCGAGCATTTGGCGACGGATGCTGTGGATCCCAAATATTTTCGCAACATTTTCCTGCTCGCATTGCTGCCCGTTTTCGCTTTGTTTTATGTTGAATATATTTTCTTCACTGAGTCGCGTAATGTGTTCCCGAACAAAGAATCGCTGGCCAGCTTTCTTGGATTTTTCTTTGGTATCAGTGCCATTCTTGAATTTTTTATCAAAACATTTTTCTACAATAAGCTCATCAGCAAATATGGCTTGAAGCTAGGCATTCTGATCCTGCCTTTGAGCCTCGTTTTCAGCTTTGCCGTTTCTGTGATCTATGGTTTGGGTTATGACACGGCGGCCATCTTTTTTGCCTGCATTGCGCTTTCCCGGTTTTTCATGAGTGCTGTTCGCAAGGCCATTGCTGAGCCGGCATACCAGGTTTTATATCAGCCCATTCAGGCGCGTTTCAGACTGAATGTCCAGGGCCGGATCGAAGGCCGGGCCAAGGCGATGGGTGGTTTGGCGGCTGGTGTTCTGCTTTTTGTGCTGGTCAACATTTCGCGGATGGACGCCTTGCAGCTTGCAATTTTGTTTTTGGTGGTGGCAGTTTGCTGGACGTTTGTGGCATTCGTAGGGGAGAACTCTTACAAAAAAATGGTGCGCGACAAGATTTTTAATTTCCCCGAAAAATCGAAGAAAAACGCTTCCTATACACCAGGGCAGGCTATTTCTGAAAAGCCATTTGAACAACTTA of Dyadobacter chenhuakuii contains these proteins:
- a CDS encoding GNAT family N-acetyltransferase, whose product is METRFEIRNSEFLLIKLDHPERLDEMGALRVLAWKDEQGISQDFFSHKAWLDDEDLLAHHWVILHNKTIVAAARMTFHTDYKSVPHADLFDGSILEGFGNGPYASLNRLVVAPEYRGNGFSTLLDEARIQYAAILGARLIIAQPVASRIKPLEDLGFFYLGKIRPLYQMPERQIYFMIKELGV
- a CDS encoding STAS domain-containing protein; this encodes MKVTITDQEEITVVAVSGDIDSKTAPEFERNAKVAMDKSKNIAIDLTEVGFMSSAGLRVLLMVYRNIRSQEGKVVLVGVSEEIQDVMSTTGFINFFTIVEKPEDGVAFLKQD
- a CDS encoding nSTAND1 domain-containing NTPase, translated to MVENSTVTNPFPGLRSYDYDDHALFFGRDAHIRELKNKLLDGRFLALIGSSGSGKSSLIKAGLIPSLEQGEAADRWAADRWAADRWAAGRWKVIIFRPGGNPVRNFVEALKVALRDIDPLWDSRDPLAVEKELSRDPKVALTLLSAIRDQKILLVIDQFEELFRYELSEDFSGKNRTNAFVKLLLTLINQRELPVHAVITMRSDYLDHCTEFDGLTEIINKGYYLLPKMNPEEVKQVIVGPVESVGASIEPELVAGLLKELADNPDFLPILQHALMRTWDRWKSTKPFSSPVSGVDYEAIGGMQESITMHAEEIYTQRLDEKRRNAAAKLFKSLIVLGPSDTSSLHPTVLREIIQITGIPDYLLIDVIMVFRENGVSILTPKPGVKIDHDSIIDVSVEKVLTFWERCRKWIEEELESAKLYKQLSYSASLYQEGRTGLWVNPELQLGLKWLKESEPTLEWAQRYDPFFERATNFLDYSKKQYELEVRQKEDRQKRELRKARIFASVLGISSLVSLLFLIVALVLRTQAQQSEKTALEKESLALEERKRAEDQTREAIAQKKIAEQQGTFAELQKTLTEEQKGIAVREQEKAVKESIAAKIAKQIAEEQKIQADNARKAAVESQKQTEIQKEYAVSAQKESDRQKVYAQSAQKEAESSRNDALKQRSKAVARFIAIQSFQMPAGDELTALLALKAYDFNIKNGGERENPDIFNALSKAAGAKATLIAHNDIVRVVAEPQAGNSVFATAGDDGVVSLWNYLTPAAKPLLLRNPKQTFKSIRSVAFTPDGKTFFTGSSNGQIVRWDNFMPGVPPAKTIVGHDGIVFSLTVKNINNRPHLLSVSSSGQVRLWDVSDKKLDVVRNINVGTEIASVEILADGQYMFLATGTGKLIRVDLTKPDAKPAEYNLPGIRGRLLSMAFTPDQKHLYFGTSSGMLYNVRMNNNEPVPNSMNGTQGTHTSGITSIAFAPDGSRIATACYDWKIRIWNAKEDISKQQPVLLSDFDYWVMDIQFTRDGNKLLAAGADKTVRIWDINSAALFAEVSKKVKRELTEEEWDQYIGKDIPYEKLSRNIR
- a CDS encoding TonB-dependent receptor plug domain-containing protein gives rise to the protein MKRILPILILLTVAFAGTAAYAQEDCDATVIIPEADRKYRTGNFDEVFQILNPCLKTRFSPNAQVQAYKIIALTYLALDSLPQAATAVRNLLIANQNYEPEFSALPQFKDLVAQQRDLMDRIIQITSVSKKAENLLQVPATVTVLTQTDIVKRGYKDLTQMLNDIPGFDVIRGNGPSYVTFYQRGYRSTSNDRTILLVDGVEENDLNSDNIPISRQYALSDIERVEVIYGPASTMYGANAFVGVINLITKRFLDREMPEGKKMVVSTNGQVRYGSLNTKLIDGVVTMRTKDVAVSLTSRYFASNELDYSRYPEWNYDPRTADNYPAQQNINGAAAQTYITTNKLNTLFPNNDLYQVGYDANGNANALSLTNAGKAKAAELDNANLFQANVNGSPVGFNDDSKNFFIRAKIEFKDFMISLMSWKTDEGATPWYTNRSRIVTPEVSRWVANNKAFSLTYNKFISEKVQILNLTSYRLHELNGATNLPTYRGYFNGSYGIIDLLNQRKPTYSIPYWYRVSNQLRNEFRVLLTPLPKLDINSGIEIRNSIIQANYITSQTENADETGRPDSTLAGGDNFRVFDIGIFTQATYNWTESLKMVLGSRLDHNQIRSKGGYGFVFNPRVSLIYSKGKFVFKGIYTEAFKDASYLQKYATNRERALNNPTLQPERVKNVEGSVSVRFNKAMSFNVAGYVANYSNAVGLAAATTPAGLPTQQFQALGKQRIMGIQSEARYDVKRLNVWGNFTYSKPRDLSKVEGQKIPISDIAPWSANLGAVYEPVKNLSISVTNNYVSARKSGVGTSGSSNPITRFEPIYLLNSTLTYHNILNVFSLQVQVSNMFNHEYFVPGIRAAEGVTSASRYPQEGRVFSVGLLFDTNRK
- a CDS encoding ATP-binding protein, producing MESKSFPGTVDSLDSLREYIGELSEKAGLAKKPTYSLKLAVDEIATNIILYGYQEPGIEADFQVVSEIMPDKLVVILEDIAAPFDPLAKDLPNAQDLTLSLEERGIGGLGIFLTINGVDEFSYEYADGKNRNKFVMKIAAT
- a CDS encoding STAS domain-containing protein; this encodes MAFQIESLIENQEARFTLHGELDSLSARVFQTEIEKIANQPIDSLVLDMEDLKFMSSAGLRVLIYSKQKIGPKLSIYIVKPQELIVDTLTKTGLQHSVTIVDQYPV
- the glgX gene encoding glycogen debranching protein GlgX, which translates into the protein MATDIRIDYYPTHEQQGIKFRRGHALPFGATMVPNGINFSIYSSEAIDCTLVLFERGEAEPFAEIRFPEEFRTGNVYSMIVFDLDYERLEYGYRMDGPFKPEEGHRFDKSIILSDPYAKAIGGRDSWLAKPNWDNIYPYRSRLVFEDFDWENDHPLETPIEDLVIYEMHVRGFTQHPSSNVKNPGTFAAIRSKVAYLKDLGINCVELMPIYEFDEWENSKENPVTGGLIVNFWGYSTVNFFSPKAGYAATGKFGMQVDELKTLVKELHKNGIEVMLDVVFNHTAEGDHRGHTISFRGIDNKTYYMLTPEGYYFNFSGTGNTLNCNNPVVRNMVLDCLRYWAADYHIDGFRFDLAAILGRDQNGAPLSNPPLLESLAYDPILAKCKLVAEAWDAGGLYQVGSFPAYGRWAEWNGKYRDSIRKFLKGDEGLVGEMAQCIQGWPDLYYYRGPTASINFIACHDGFTLYDLFAYNEKHNEANGENNNDGGNDNHSWNCGVEGETDDAYINQLRHKQIKNALSILMVSQGVPMILSGDEVGVTKNGNNNTYCHDNELNWLDWSLMEKNADIYHFAQRIMRFRRAHPVLRSRTHFQHRDYVGSGFADITFHGTQAWQPDFSPSSRCLAFMLDGAHAKSGTIVDDSIYVAMNSHWDGLYYELPPLPNGQSWHLAVNTDMPSGEDIYEIGKEPKLEDQGRFLVGGRATVVLVGK